One Acidobacteriota bacterium DNA window includes the following coding sequences:
- a CDS encoding ImmA/IrrE family metallo-endopeptidase, producing the protein MYNPENRRSDRFLVERFCQWVPDWNRKQLSLDALGNLCDECGITLEELELDADGLALWEDAEPYIYINSQLKYSERVITGFHELTHILYHTPRPEIFRRQSNCCWNFSKQDRQAEIVGLVAWMPEAATRGLSVESLMLKFDVRRESAEFRASLNLWQ; encoded by the coding sequence ATGTACAATCCCGAAAATCGAAGAAGCGATAGATTCTTAGTCGAACGGTTTTGCCAGTGGGTTCCGGATTGGAATCGAAAGCAATTATCCCTCGATGCCCTGGGGAATCTCTGCGATGAATGCGGCATCACGCTTGAAGAACTGGAACTGGATGCAGATGGTCTCGCACTCTGGGAAGACGCTGAACCTTATATCTACATCAACTCACAATTAAAATATTCCGAACGGGTCATCACCGGGTTTCATGAACTGACGCACATCCTTTATCACACACCGCGCCCGGAGATTTTCAGAAGACAAAGTAATTGTTGCTGGAATTTTTCCAAGCAGGATCGGCAGGCTGAAATTGTTGGCTTAGTGGCGTGGATGCCGGAAGCTGCGACCAGAGGGCTATCCGTCGAATCGCTGATGCTTAAATTCGATGTGCGGCGAGAAAGCGCCGAGTTTCGCGCCAGTTTGAATTTATGGCAATAA